The following are encoded together in the Weissella soli genome:
- a CDS encoding L-ribulose-5-phosphate 4-epimerase translates to MLENLKQKVYEANMLLPKYDLVTFTWGNVSEIDRESGLFVIKPSGVDYDQLQPADMVVVNLDGEVVEGEMNPSSDTPTHAYLYRTFSEIGGVVHTHSPWAVSFAQAGVDIEAFGTTHADTFYGTVPVADALTQPEVEGAYELNTGVVIEREFAKRSLNPMDVPAVLVRQHGPFTWGKDAMDAVHNAKVLEVVAEMNYHTLMLTHGDSSIPQYLLDKHYYRKHGANAYYGQDNALSHNHSTAIN, encoded by the coding sequence ATGTTAGAAAATTTGAAGCAAAAGGTCTATGAGGCAAATATGCTTTTGCCTAAATATGATTTAGTGACCTTTACATGGGGAAACGTCAGTGAAATCGATCGTGAGAGTGGGTTATTCGTCATTAAACCTTCGGGCGTTGACTACGACCAACTTCAACCGGCCGATATGGTGGTGGTAAATTTGGATGGTGAAGTCGTTGAAGGCGAGATGAATCCTTCATCAGATACGCCGACACACGCCTATTTGTATCGTACATTTTCAGAAATTGGGGGCGTCGTGCATACCCATTCACCTTGGGCAGTTAGTTTTGCACAAGCTGGTGTCGACATTGAGGCTTTTGGGACAACCCACGCCGATACATTCTATGGTACCGTGCCGGTGGCTGATGCATTGACACAACCAGAAGTTGAAGGTGCCTATGAACTCAACACCGGGGTCGTGATTGAGCGTGAATTCGCCAAGCGATCGCTGAACCCAATGGATGTGCCAGCGGTCTTAGTGCGTCAACATGGTCCATTTACTTGGGGCAAAGACGCCATGGACGCGGTGCACAATGCCAAAGTCTTAGAAGTGGTAGCTGAGATGAATTACCACACTTTGATGCTGACCCATGGGGATAGCTCAATTCCACAGTATCTACTAGATAAGCATTATTACCGGAAGCATGGCGCAAATGCCTACTACGGCCAAGATAACGCGTTGTCACATAATCACTCCACTGCAATCAATTAG
- a CDS encoding aldo/keto reductase — protein MIDLKGLKLNDGNTMPQLGLGLYKVSTQAELTQVVKTAWEQGYRLFDSAQMYQNEDMFGLAAQELNLPREEYFLTTKIAEENQGYDNTLRSFEKSLKDLQVDYVDMLMVHWPLHQHFFETWKAFEYLKEQGVVKSIGVSNYGVIHLQYLATKANIMPAVDQVENHPFLTQDGLLEFNKTQGIITQAWAPLGRARALDEPILVELAQKYHKSAAQIVLRWHWQRGTAIIPKSVHAARIIENAAIFDFELAPVDMQKITDLNTFTRISQEPEQVYELGHQYPHH, from the coding sequence ATGATTGATTTAAAGGGCCTAAAGTTAAACGATGGCAATACAATGCCACAATTAGGATTGGGATTATATAAAGTATCCACACAAGCAGAGTTAACTCAAGTCGTGAAAACAGCCTGGGAGCAGGGTTATCGGTTGTTTGATAGCGCTCAAATGTACCAGAATGAAGATATGTTTGGTCTTGCTGCTCAAGAATTGAATTTACCGCGGGAAGAGTACTTCTTAACGACAAAAATTGCTGAAGAAAATCAAGGCTATGATAATACCCTACGTTCCTTTGAAAAATCACTGAAAGACTTGCAAGTTGATTATGTTGATATGCTGATGGTCCATTGGCCGTTACACCAACATTTCTTTGAAACCTGGAAGGCTTTTGAATACTTGAAGGAACAGGGTGTAGTTAAGTCAATTGGGGTTTCAAACTATGGGGTCATTCATCTACAATATTTGGCCACCAAAGCTAATATCATGCCGGCAGTTGATCAGGTTGAAAACCATCCATTTTTAACGCAAGATGGTTTGTTAGAATTTAATAAAACACAGGGCATTATTACACAAGCATGGGCTCCTTTGGGCCGGGCGCGTGCTTTAGATGAACCAATCTTGGTTGAACTTGCGCAAAAGTATCATAAGTCAGCTGCCCAGATCGTATTGCGGTGGCACTGGCAACGTGGCACTGCTATCATCCCTAAGTCAGTCCATGCTGCCCGAATTATCGAAAATGCAGCTATTTTTGATTTTGAGTTAGCCCCAGTTGACATGCAAAAAATAACTGATTTAAACACGTTTACGCGTATTAGCCAAGAACCTGAACAAGTGTACGAGTTGGGTCATCAGTATCCTCATCACTAA
- a CDS encoding AraC family transcriptional regulator: MTITDEKRHEIITDNHDVGVRVFVSQESAGFKALHWHHHLEIVLVLEGQVTFRFENQEVLLKPNEFVAIGSEVIHSTTNEKNTSLVLQVPVAYLDAYWKNCELLTFNVPYNPSEKASAKYQEIVSCLRQMTQIYVEKQPGYLLRFTGQMMEALYTLITTYSISVAPENVVDQSRIKDLLRYIYEHYDETLTVKGLAERFHYHPDYLSRYFKEQAGLPLTRYLYQLRLQYVYQDLLHGTTAIETIFLQHGITNKKLGMQLFKEQYGTTPLKIRKHAQQSEVRLKSN, from the coding sequence ATGACGATTACTGATGAAAAACGGCATGAAATAATTACAGACAATCATGATGTTGGTGTACGGGTATTTGTTTCTCAAGAATCAGCAGGATTCAAGGCTTTGCATTGGCATCATCATCTTGAGATTGTTTTAGTGCTCGAAGGTCAAGTGACCTTTCGTTTTGAAAATCAAGAGGTATTGTTGAAGCCTAATGAGTTTGTCGCAATCGGATCTGAGGTAATTCATTCTACTACCAATGAGAAAAACACCTCATTAGTTCTCCAAGTACCGGTCGCGTACTTGGATGCCTATTGGAAAAATTGTGAGCTTTTAACGTTCAATGTACCATACAATCCTTCAGAGAAAGCTTCAGCTAAGTATCAAGAGATTGTTTCTTGCTTGCGTCAAATGACACAAATATACGTCGAGAAACAACCGGGTTATCTCCTACGTTTCACTGGGCAAATGATGGAGGCCTTGTATACGTTAATTACTACATACAGTATTAGTGTCGCACCAGAAAATGTTGTTGATCAAAGCCGGATTAAAGACCTGTTGCGATATATTTATGAACATTATGATGAAACATTGACAGTTAAAGGGTTGGCTGAACGATTTCACTATCATCCGGACTATTTGAGTCGCTATTTTAAAGAACAAGCAGGGTTACCGTTAACACGTTACCTCTATCAATTGAGACTGCAATATGTTTATCAAGATTTACTTCATGGTACCACGGCCATCGAAACCATTTTTCTGCAACATGGTATTACCAATAAGAAATTAGGAATGCAACTTTTTAAAGAGCAATATGGCACTACGCCTTTGAAAATCCGAAAACATGCACAACAATCAGAAGTAAGATTAAAATCAAATTAA
- the araA gene encoding L-arabinose isomerase: MSEVANYKFLFVTGSQFLYGPEVLKQVEADSREIVDALNKSGKLPYPVEFKTVGVTAENITETLKEASFDDSVAGVITWAHTFSPAKNWIRGTQLLTKPLLHLATQYLNEIPYSTIDFDYMNLNQSAHGDREYAFINARLRKNNKIILGHWADEDIQHQIAKWMDVAVAYNESYKIKVVTFADKMRNVAVTDGDKIEAQIKLGWTVDYYGVGDLVEYVNAVPDADIDALYDSLQESYDYVIGDNSPEKFEHNVKYQLREYIGIKTFMDEKGYSAFTTNFEDLVGLEQLPGLAAQLLLAEGYGFAGEGDWKTAGLTRLLKIMSHNQATAFMEDYTLDLRKGHEAILGSHMLEVDPSIASDKPRVEVHPLGIGGKDDPARLVFSGREGDAVDVTLADFGDEFKLISYEVRGNKPEAETPFLPVAKQLWTPKVGLKAGAEGWLTVGGGHHTTLSFTIDTEQLEDLAKLFDLTFVDIK, encoded by the coding sequence ATGTCTGAAGTTGCAAATTACAAGTTTTTGTTCGTTACTGGGTCTCAGTTCTTGTATGGACCAGAAGTCTTGAAGCAAGTTGAAGCAGATTCAAGGGAAATCGTCGATGCTTTGAACAAGTCGGGAAAGCTACCATATCCTGTTGAGTTTAAGACCGTGGGGGTCACTGCTGAAAACATCACAGAAACACTCAAGGAAGCTAGTTTCGATGATTCTGTTGCCGGTGTTATCACGTGGGCGCACACCTTCTCACCAGCCAAGAATTGGATTCGGGGTACCCAACTCCTTACTAAGCCGTTGCTACATCTAGCAACGCAATACTTAAATGAAATTCCATACAGCACCATTGATTTCGATTATATGAATTTGAACCAATCAGCCCATGGTGATCGCGAATATGCCTTTATTAACGCGCGTTTGCGTAAGAACAACAAAATTATCTTGGGTCACTGGGCTGATGAGGACATTCAACATCAGATCGCAAAGTGGATGGATGTGGCTGTTGCATACAACGAAAGCTACAAGATCAAAGTGGTGACGTTTGCGGATAAAATGCGAAACGTCGCGGTGACCGATGGTGACAAGATTGAGGCACAAATCAAGCTTGGCTGGACGGTTGATTACTACGGTGTCGGTGATCTAGTTGAATATGTTAACGCGGTACCAGACGCTGATATCGATGCTTTGTATGACTCATTGCAGGAGTCATATGACTATGTTATCGGTGACAATTCACCTGAAAAGTTTGAGCACAATGTGAAGTATCAATTGCGTGAATACATTGGTATCAAGACGTTCATGGATGAAAAGGGCTACTCAGCCTTCACGACAAACTTCGAAGATTTAGTTGGTTTGGAACAATTGCCAGGCTTAGCCGCCCAATTGCTATTAGCAGAAGGTTATGGTTTCGCCGGTGAGGGTGACTGGAAGACGGCTGGATTGACTCGTTTGTTGAAGATTATGTCACATAATCAAGCAACCGCCTTTATGGAAGACTACACACTTGATTTGCGTAAGGGACATGAGGCCATTTTGGGATCACACATGCTTGAAGTTGATCCAAGTATCGCTTCAGATAAGCCACGAGTGGAAGTCCATCCACTTGGGATTGGTGGCAAAGATGATCCAGCACGGCTGGTCTTCTCTGGTCGTGAAGGTGACGCTGTCGATGTCACCCTAGCAGATTTTGGTGATGAATTTAAGTTGATTAGCTATGAAGTACGTGGTAATAAGCCAGAAGCTGAGACACCATTCTTACCAGTGGCCAAGCAATTGTGGACGCCAAAGGTTGGGCTTAAAGCTGGTGCTGAAGGTTGGCTAACCGTGGGGGGTGGCCACCATACAACACTTAGTTTCACCATTGACACTGAGCAACTCGAAGACTTAGCCAAGTTATTTGATTTGACATTTGTCGATATTAAGTAA
- a CDS encoding SDR family oxidoreductase, producing MKVLVVGANGGVSRQFADLVKTNEQIEEVAAIRNMDQTPFFTERGIQTVYQDLTKHTQEDIEAIIKDNAIDSVIFSAGAGGSGDDIVMMVDLDGAIKTMQATEAAGVKRFVIVSTFRTGRAEIEKNYIRVYTTGKTYADEWLKSRTKLDWTIVHPGLLQDIPGTGKITTVPQSDMIGVSRQDIARTLVSVLENDTTIGKEFEVVNGDTPIDEAIKAL from the coding sequence ATGAAAGTATTAGTTGTTGGTGCAAACGGTGGCGTATCTCGTCAATTTGCTGATTTAGTCAAAACTAATGAGCAAATCGAAGAAGTTGCAGCCATTCGTAATATGGATCAAACACCATTCTTTACAGAACGTGGTATTCAAACGGTTTACCAAGATTTAACCAAACATACCCAGGAAGACATCGAAGCAATTATCAAAGATAATGCCATCGATAGTGTGATCTTCTCCGCTGGTGCCGGTGGTTCTGGTGACGATATCGTCATGATGGTCGACCTAGATGGTGCCATTAAAACCATGCAAGCAACCGAAGCTGCTGGTGTAAAACGTTTCGTCATCGTGTCGACTTTTAGAACTGGCCGTGCAGAAATTGAAAAGAATTACATCCGCGTATACACAACCGGTAAAACCTATGCAGATGAATGGCTAAAATCTCGCACAAAGCTTGATTGGACCATTGTCCATCCTGGTCTATTACAAGATATTCCTGGCACAGGTAAGATTACCACCGTTCCCCAATCTGACATGATTGGCGTTTCTCGTCAAGATATTGCTCGTACTTTAGTAAGTGTCTTAGAAAATGACACGACGATTGGTAAGGAATTTGAAGTGGTTAATGGTGATACACCAATTGATGAGGCCATCAAAGCCTTATAA
- a CDS encoding sugar porter family MFS transporter, whose translation MTNTKKKIPAGFIYFFGAFGGILFGYDIGVMTGALPFLQKDWPAAQNPTVIAWITSSLMLGAIVGGALAGQLSDKLGRRRMILISSAVFGVGAIMAGLSPDNGVAWLLVARVLLGLAVGAASALVPSYMSEMAPAEKRGSLSGLNQLMIVSGMLISYIMDYLLQELPEGLSWRLMLGLAAVPAVILFFGVLKLPESPRFLVKQGKFAEAREVLSYIRPDNVIASELHDIQETSDKEAQAAANINLGTLFSGKYRYLVIAGIGVAAFQQFMGANAIFYYIPLIVEKATGQAASSALLWPIIQGVILVIGAIVYMMVGDRFSRRKMLMLGGTVMALSFLMPAILNMVVGADKLPSMTIVVFLSIFVAFYSFTWAPLTWVLVGEIFPLAIRGRASGLASSFNWLGSFAVGLLFPIMTAHMSQSAVFAIFGVISIIAVLFIRFRVPETAGRTLEEIEADGTN comes from the coding sequence ATGACAAATACAAAAAAGAAAATTCCAGCAGGATTCATCTATTTCTTTGGGGCTTTTGGTGGAATCCTCTTTGGTTACGATATTGGTGTGATGACCGGTGCGTTGCCATTCTTGCAAAAGGACTGGCCAGCGGCGCAAAATCCAACGGTAATCGCTTGGATTACATCTTCATTGATGCTAGGTGCCATCGTTGGTGGTGCCTTGGCAGGTCAGCTTTCAGATAAGCTGGGCCGCCGACGCATGATTTTGATCTCATCAGCCGTGTTTGGTGTCGGTGCGATCATGGCCGGCTTGTCACCCGATAATGGGGTGGCTTGGTTGCTGGTTGCACGAGTATTGCTGGGGTTGGCTGTTGGTGCAGCATCAGCTTTAGTACCATCATATATGTCGGAAATGGCACCCGCTGAAAAACGTGGTTCACTTTCTGGCCTGAATCAACTGATGATCGTGTCAGGAATGTTAATTTCATATATCATGGACTACCTCTTGCAGGAATTACCTGAAGGACTATCATGGCGATTGATGCTTGGATTGGCAGCCGTGCCAGCGGTTATTCTTTTCTTTGGGGTATTGAAGTTACCAGAATCACCACGATTCCTGGTTAAGCAAGGAAAATTTGCTGAGGCACGTGAGGTGCTATCATACATTCGTCCGGATAATGTCATCGCCAGCGAACTGCATGATATTCAAGAAACATCAGATAAAGAAGCGCAAGCCGCAGCTAATATCAATTTAGGAACATTATTCTCTGGTAAGTATCGTTACTTGGTCATTGCTGGAATCGGCGTCGCAGCCTTTCAACAATTTATGGGTGCCAACGCGATCTTCTACTACATCCCTTTGATTGTCGAAAAGGCAACTGGCCAAGCGGCATCGAGTGCTTTGCTTTGGCCAATCATCCAGGGTGTGATCTTGGTGATCGGTGCAATTGTCTACATGATGGTTGGTGATCGCTTTAGTCGCCGGAAGATGTTGATGCTTGGTGGCACGGTTATGGCCTTATCTTTCTTGATGCCTGCGATTTTGAATATGGTTGTTGGCGCTGATAAACTACCATCAATGACAATTGTCGTGTTCTTATCAATCTTCGTCGCCTTCTATTCATTTACTTGGGCACCATTAACGTGGGTGTTGGTTGGTGAAATCTTCCCATTGGCGATTCGTGGCCGGGCTTCAGGATTGGCGTCATCATTTAACTGGTTAGGATCGTTCGCCGTGGGCTTGTTATTCCCAATTATGACCGCCCATATGTCACAGTCAGCAGTTTTTGCCATCTTCGGTGTCATTTCGATCATTGCCGTACTATTCATTCGGTTCCGTGTGCCAGAAACAGCTGGTCGCACGTTGGAAGAAATCGAAGCCGATGGTACCAATTAA
- the yicI gene encoding alpha-xylosidase, with protein sequence MKFTNGYWLGRDEYIINSPMEAFDAETVLADTENYVSDALRVSAAYQPLRSRSDMLDVGISTITVFTPGEDIVGVEIKHFNQMDKNPLYTLYPSHVEPKISKTETTASLKSGELEVTFSLHDKFNIDFKYRGQRITGSEYKAQASIDDLSGTELGQVMHANTVTGAQSLAAPGTVKRAQHFMREQLSLLPGTNVYGFGERFGAFVKNGQSIETINMDGGTGSEQSYKSIPFYLAGKSGVAGNPGTYYGVFVNESQPTSFEVANEVVDRVSFSTRGESLEYYIIAGDTPKDVIGKYNRLTGGSVLPPKWTFGLWLSTSFTTDYSEDTVMKFIDGMFERDIPLSVFHFDCFWMKGFEWSSFEWDNEQFPDPAGLMQRLHDKGLKVCVWINPYISQKSPLFKIGQENGYFIKQGDGNVWQWDLWQPGLAYVDFTNPAAVKWYKGLLKKLLDMGVDCFKTDFGERIPMHDAVYYNGNNAQGEHNYYTHRYNDAVFDLLKSVKGADEAVVFARSATVGGQQFPIHWGGDNLSQFHSMADSLRGGLSFLSSGFTFWSHDIGGFEENASPAIYKRWTQFGLLSSHSRYHGNIQYRVPWLFDEEAVAVTRKFTQLKMNNMDYIYDQAKQSVAEGIPLMRPMYMEFPDDPNTATLDRQYMLGSQWLIAPVMAESGEVEYYLPAGKWQHILDGRILAVPENGRWMAEKYDFMSLPLWKQVD encoded by the coding sequence ATGAAATTTACTAATGGGTACTGGCTTGGTCGTGATGAGTATATTATTAACTCACCGATGGAAGCCTTCGATGCAGAAACTGTTTTGGCAGATACTGAAAACTATGTCAGTGATGCGTTACGAGTCTCAGCTGCTTACCAGCCGTTACGATCACGAAGCGATATGTTGGATGTTGGTATATCAACAATTACAGTATTTACCCCAGGAGAGGATATTGTTGGTGTTGAAATTAAACATTTTAATCAGATGGATAAGAACCCCCTGTATACGTTATATCCATCACATGTCGAACCGAAAATTTCAAAAACTGAAACCACTGCCAGTTTAAAAAGTGGTGAGTTAGAAGTCACCTTTAGCTTACATGATAAGTTCAATATTGATTTCAAATATCGAGGTCAGCGAATTACCGGGTCAGAATATAAAGCCCAGGCTTCCATTGATGATTTATCCGGTACGGAATTAGGACAAGTGATGCATGCGAATACTGTAACCGGTGCCCAGTCTTTAGCAGCACCAGGTACAGTAAAACGTGCGCAACATTTTATGCGGGAACAGTTGAGTTTATTACCAGGTACAAATGTATATGGATTCGGTGAACGTTTTGGGGCTTTCGTAAAAAATGGCCAAAGTATCGAAACTATCAACATGGATGGAGGAACTGGTTCTGAACAATCGTATAAGTCCATTCCATTCTATCTTGCTGGCAAGTCCGGCGTTGCTGGCAATCCAGGAACTTATTATGGGGTATTTGTGAACGAGAGCCAGCCAACTAGTTTTGAAGTTGCCAACGAGGTGGTTGATCGGGTCAGCTTCTCAACACGTGGAGAATCATTGGAATATTACATCATTGCCGGGGATACACCAAAAGATGTGATTGGGAAATATAATCGGTTGACGGGTGGGTCTGTGTTGCCACCAAAATGGACGTTTGGACTTTGGTTATCAACGTCATTTACGACCGACTATTCAGAAGATACCGTAATGAAGTTTATTGATGGCATGTTTGAACGTGATATTCCGTTATCTGTTTTCCATTTTGATTGTTTCTGGATGAAGGGATTTGAGTGGAGTAGCTTCGAGTGGGATAATGAACAATTTCCCGACCCTGCAGGTCTGATGCAACGTTTACATGACAAAGGATTGAAAGTTTGTGTGTGGATTAATCCATATATTTCCCAAAAGTCACCATTGTTTAAAATTGGGCAAGAAAATGGATATTTCATCAAACAAGGGGATGGCAATGTTTGGCAGTGGGACTTGTGGCAACCTGGATTGGCATATGTAGATTTTACGAATCCAGCTGCCGTCAAGTGGTACAAAGGTCTTCTAAAGAAGTTACTTGATATGGGTGTTGATTGCTTTAAAACTGACTTTGGAGAACGTATTCCAATGCATGATGCCGTTTATTATAATGGGAATAATGCACAGGGGGAACATAATTATTACACACATCGCTATAATGATGCTGTATTTGATCTCTTAAAATCAGTTAAGGGTGCCGATGAAGCGGTTGTCTTTGCCCGTTCGGCAACCGTTGGTGGGCAACAATTTCCAATTCACTGGGGTGGTGACAATTTAAGTCAATTCCATTCAATGGCAGACTCATTACGTGGTGGATTAAGTTTTCTTTCATCGGGATTTACATTCTGGAGCCATGACATCGGTGGCTTCGAAGAAAATGCTAGTCCAGCTATTTATAAGCGGTGGACGCAATTTGGCCTTTTGTCATCACATTCCCGCTACCATGGTAATATTCAGTATCGGGTTCCTTGGTTGTTCGATGAAGAAGCAGTTGCAGTAACGCGGAAGTTTACGCAACTGAAAATGAATAATATGGACTATATATACGACCAAGCTAAACAATCAGTAGCCGAAGGGATACCATTAATGCGACCAATGTATATGGAATTCCCTGACGACCCTAATACGGCAACGTTAGATCGACAATATATGTTGGGTAGTCAATGGTTAATTGCCCCAGTCATGGCAGAGAGTGGGGAGGTTGAGTATTACCTACCAGCTGGAAAGTGGCAACATATTTTAGACGGTCGGATTCTCGCCGTACCTGAAAATGGGCGGTGGATGGCTGAAAAGTATGATTTTATGAGCTTACCATTGTGGAAACAAGTTGATTAG
- a CDS encoding M20/M25/M40 family metallo-hydrolase has protein sequence MTDNREKYLDLLRDLIAIPSVSARQEGQLEAAQLVGQAFAEAGAEVIIDETYPAPFVFGKFLSHDSAAKTLVIYNHYDVQPEDPIALWATNPFELVAKEGKLFGRGVADDKGHITARLNAIVDYREAHGDWPVNIFFLVEGAEESGSTYFREYLAKYAIEFADTDLVIWESGEVRGADRLEVLGGNKGIITFTLTSETANRDLHSSFATVVDSATWRLIAALNSLRTPTGAIAIDGLYDDAILPNERENELVRSLDVTPTKIKQDFGLQRPLLSETTGEDFYDNLYFKSNLNIEGIQSGYQGAGVKTVTPATASAKLEIRLVPGQIPEDIFQKVVAQLAKNGFGDIQAELTLATPGYRSDMTAPRIQALIALGQRLYSEVEVTPTSPGTGPMYWANEYIQAPIAAVGLAYDDSLVHAPNENIRVADYDKHVELIQALIGSYEVK, from the coding sequence ATGACAGATAATCGAGAAAAGTATTTAGACTTATTGCGTGATTTAATTGCGATTCCGAGTGTTTCAGCACGCCAGGAGGGTCAGCTTGAAGCCGCTCAGCTCGTTGGCCAAGCATTTGCTGAGGCGGGGGCAGAAGTGATCATTGATGAAACTTATCCAGCACCATTCGTTTTTGGTAAGTTTTTGAGTCATGACTCTGCAGCCAAAACGCTAGTCATTTACAATCACTACGATGTCCAGCCAGAAGATCCCATCGCGTTATGGGCGACGAATCCGTTTGAATTAGTGGCTAAGGAGGGTAAGCTATTCGGTCGCGGGGTCGCTGATGATAAAGGGCATATTACCGCCCGGTTAAATGCCATTGTCGATTATCGAGAGGCCCACGGTGATTGGCCGGTGAACATCTTCTTTCTCGTTGAAGGGGCGGAAGAGTCGGGTTCAACGTACTTCCGGGAGTATTTGGCAAAGTATGCAATTGAATTTGCCGATACGGATTTAGTCATCTGGGAATCCGGTGAAGTGCGGGGCGCAGATCGCCTTGAAGTACTCGGTGGTAATAAAGGCATTATCACCTTTACACTCACCAGCGAAACGGCTAATCGCGATTTACATTCGTCTTTTGCCACAGTGGTTGATTCGGCCACTTGGCGTCTGATTGCAGCCCTGAATTCATTACGAACTCCAACTGGTGCAATTGCAATTGATGGATTGTACGATGATGCCATTTTACCAAACGAGCGTGAAAATGAATTAGTACGGTCCCTGGATGTGACACCGACAAAGATTAAGCAAGATTTCGGGTTGCAACGGCCTTTACTATCAGAAACAACGGGCGAAGATTTCTATGATAATTTGTATTTTAAGTCCAATCTGAACATTGAGGGTATTCAAAGTGGCTATCAAGGCGCTGGTGTTAAAACGGTTACCCCGGCGACGGCGTCAGCTAAGCTTGAGATTAGACTAGTACCTGGGCAGATACCAGAGGATATTTTCCAAAAGGTGGTCGCGCAACTTGCTAAGAATGGCTTTGGTGATATTCAAGCAGAATTAACCCTAGCAACACCAGGCTATCGCTCAGATATGACGGCCCCACGGATTCAAGCCTTGATCGCATTAGGTCAGCGTTTATACAGCGAAGTTGAAGTGACCCCAACTTCGCCTGGCACAGGACCAATGTATTGGGCTAATGAATACATTCAGGCGCCCATCGCAGCCGTTGGGTTGGCCTATGATGATAGTTTAGTCCATGCCCCAAATGAAAATATACGGGTGGCGGATTATGACAAACATGTCGAGTTAATTCAGGCATTAATTGGATCATATGAAGTAAAGTAA
- a CDS encoding glycoside-pentoside-hexuronide (GPH):cation symporter — protein MSDFGCNTIFQIVGTYFLVFCTDTLGVAAAAVTGLFALSAIIDSVDGLVWGQFIDRTRTKWGKSRPYWLWFSIPFAIFCVMCFTAIPGLGQTGKIIWIYIAYIGSKILYSGINIPVTSILPSLTSNPKERITLSTIRQFLGNFGGAIFLPLTLPAVAFFGGIFGDRGTKGDATTSPIGWFIWAVILAIITAACLLTAFAGTKERVVTRDSKRSIPMRESVKALKGNYPWAIIIFINFIYWGGFAVRSSSLPYYFKYVLHNEALGSLTLAATFITLFSTALVPFVAARIGKRNTMLVGMVGTALSQLILFVADKMNGNIAVILIGIVVYYISYGLTGALIAVMLSDAVDFGEWKNNVRAEGFVTSFSSFSAKLGMGIGGMILAAILAAGQYTSGAAASQPTSALHAISLGFIWIPFIGYALSAIALLFNNIDKVEPKMVAELSVKHARELAEFGE, from the coding sequence ATGTCGGATTTTGGTTGTAACACCATTTTCCAGATTGTTGGCACATACTTTTTAGTATTTTGTACGGATACGTTGGGAGTGGCAGCGGCGGCAGTAACTGGCCTATTTGCATTAAGTGCCATTATAGATTCAGTGGATGGATTAGTCTGGGGACAGTTTATTGATCGCACGCGAACGAAGTGGGGTAAATCACGTCCTTATTGGTTGTGGTTTTCAATTCCTTTTGCCATCTTCTGTGTGATGTGCTTTACAGCCATTCCAGGTCTCGGACAGACAGGCAAAATTATTTGGATTTACATCGCTTATATTGGATCGAAGATCTTATATTCAGGAATTAATATTCCTGTGACATCAATTTTGCCATCATTGACCAGTAATCCAAAGGAACGGATTACTTTGTCAACTATTCGTCAATTTTTAGGTAATTTTGGTGGGGCGATCTTCTTACCATTGACTTTGCCAGCTGTTGCTTTTTTTGGTGGGATCTTTGGAGATCGTGGTACCAAGGGAGATGCAACGACTTCCCCAATTGGTTGGTTTATTTGGGCAGTGATTTTGGCGATTATTACTGCAGCATGTTTGTTAACTGCTTTCGCAGGGACTAAAGAGCGGGTTGTGACACGTGATTCCAAGCGTTCAATACCGATGCGTGAATCAGTGAAGGCTTTGAAGGGTAATTATCCGTGGGCCATTATTATTTTCATCAACTTTATATATTGGGGTGGTTTCGCGGTCCGTTCAAGTTCATTGCCTTATTATTTTAAATATGTATTGCATAATGAAGCTCTCGGATCATTGACCTTGGCAGCTACATTTATCACCTTATTTTCAACGGCTTTGGTACCATTCGTGGCCGCACGGATTGGTAAGCGAAACACCATGTTGGTAGGAATGGTTGGAACCGCGCTATCACAATTAATTCTATTTGTAGCAGACAAGATGAATGGGAACATTGCGGTTATCCTGATTGGAATTGTTGTTTACTATATTTCGTATGGATTAACCGGCGCGTTGATTGCAGTCATGCTGTCAGATGCGGTTGATTTTGGAGAATGGAAAAACAATGTTCGTGCCGAAGGTTTTGTCACTTCATTTTCATCATTTTCAGCAAAATTAGGAATGGGAATTGGTGGTATGATTTTAGCGGCGATTTTGGCAGCGGGTCAATACACTTCAGGTGCTGCAGCTAGTCAACCAACGTCAGCATTACATGCTATTTCCTTAGGATTCATTTGGATTCCGTTTATCGGATATGCTCTGTCTGCTATTGCATTATTGTTTAACAATATCGATAAAGTAGAGCCAAAAATGGTCGCAGAATTGTCAGTAAAGCACGCTCGGGAATTAGCTGAGTTTGGGGAATAG